The Streptomyces cynarae genome contains a region encoding:
- a CDS encoding DUF6445 family protein: protein MPPQPPQPPRLPVLPYRKPTRGRDYWILDDVLPNVDEVRARCLAKDDWVKGHPYTQESWPGMRTMPGLEPAELARIERLVRKETGAPKLWQETAPGGGTLNHNCVQVVGKDEGEPRPHTDSRALCRYAAVLYLSPNIPKDCGTSFFRQSLPGGVLGGNMVQAPHTNLVEALGTRYVSPDAFTEDVRVPQRYNRLLLYKANLMHSATGYWGSDLEDRRMTAVFFWMA, encoded by the coding sequence ATGCCCCCACAGCCCCCACAACCCCCGCGCCTGCCCGTCCTGCCGTACCGCAAGCCCACCCGTGGCCGCGACTACTGGATCCTCGACGACGTGCTGCCGAACGTGGACGAGGTCCGGGCCCGCTGTCTCGCCAAGGACGACTGGGTCAAGGGACACCCGTACACGCAGGAGAGCTGGCCGGGGATGCGCACCATGCCCGGTCTCGAACCGGCCGAACTCGCCCGGATCGAGCGGCTGGTGCGCAAGGAGACCGGTGCGCCGAAGCTCTGGCAGGAGACCGCCCCCGGCGGCGGCACCCTCAACCACAACTGCGTCCAGGTCGTCGGCAAGGACGAGGGCGAACCGCGCCCGCACACCGACTCGCGCGCCCTGTGCCGGTACGCCGCCGTGCTCTACCTCAGCCCGAACATCCCCAAGGACTGCGGCACGAGCTTCTTCCGGCAGAGCCTGCCGGGCGGCGTCCTCGGCGGCAACATGGTGCAGGCGCCGCACACCAACCTGGTCGAGGCGCTGGGCACGCGGTACGTCTCGCCGGACGCGTTCACCGAGGACGTCCGCGTGCCGCAGCGCTACAACCGGCTGCTCCTGTACAAGGCCAACCTCATGCACAGCGCCACCGGTTACTGGGGCAGCGACCTGGAGGACAGGCGCATGACGGCCGTGTTCTTCTGGATGGCCTAG
- a CDS encoding DUF4142 domain-containing protein translates to MRISRTAAGTLFVTGALTLTLTALVYPSMLGVQTVSSAPSRVIANTSAGPLTEADRDFVVKVRAAGLWEFPSGELAMKKGTTPAVRTAGAHLVNGHANLDAVDRKVAAELGITLPNQPSPQQQGFVTTLTNDTGKQFDNDLANILRLTHGQIFPAIANIRATTKNTLVRQLADVANDTVLDHITVMEQTGLVNFDSLVFQETTPPKLPKSSLTPPAPQPGEPTVILSPPPGFTPPPSTTPGAAAAPGSSPTTG, encoded by the coding sequence ATGCGCATTTCGCGGACCGCGGCGGGAACCCTCTTCGTCACGGGCGCCCTCACCCTGACGCTCACGGCGCTCGTCTATCCGTCGATGCTGGGAGTGCAGACGGTCTCCAGCGCCCCCTCACGCGTGATCGCGAACACCTCGGCGGGACCTTTGACCGAGGCGGACCGCGACTTCGTCGTCAAGGTACGGGCGGCCGGCCTGTGGGAGTTCCCGTCCGGTGAACTGGCCATGAAGAAGGGCACGACCCCGGCCGTACGCACCGCCGGGGCGCATCTGGTCAACGGACATGCCAACCTCGACGCCGTCGACCGGAAGGTGGCCGCGGAGCTGGGCATCACGCTGCCGAACCAGCCGAGCCCCCAGCAGCAGGGATTCGTGACGACGCTGACCAACGACACGGGCAAGCAGTTCGACAACGACCTCGCGAACATCCTGCGGCTGACGCACGGACAGATCTTCCCCGCCATCGCCAACATCCGCGCCACCACGAAGAACACGCTGGTCCGCCAGCTGGCCGACGTGGCCAACGACACCGTCCTCGACCACATCACGGTCATGGAGCAGACGGGCCTGGTGAACTTCGACTCGCTGGTGTTCCAGGAGACGACACCGCCGAAGCTCCCGAAGTCCAGCCTGACCCCGCCGGCCCCGCAGCCCGGCGAGCCGACGGTGATCCTCTCCCCGCCGCCGGGCTTCACCCCGCCGCCGTCGACGACTCCGGGCGCGGCGGCGGCCCCCGGGTCGTCGCCGACCACGGGCTGA
- a CDS encoding permease: protein MQKTEELAEEAEAAVAVPAAPERVPARGWPAFWPLLLAAAVLAGPALLLLGRWMDVPAMQAWRTVCLAITVQALPFLLLGTALSGAINAFVPATAFSRALPRNPALAVPVAGVAGVVLPGCECASVPVANSLIRRGVTPAAAFAFLLSAPAVNPVVLTATAVAFPSSPLMVLARLLASLATAAVMGWLWLWLGREEWLRPTVRHTGHRPGHSRWREFRLGFQHDFLHAGGFLVVGAMAAATFNVAVPRSVLDVFSGSTWLSVLFLAGLAVVLAVCSEADAFVAASLTGFSPVARLAFMVVGPMVDLKLIALQAGTFGRAFAVRFSTATTVVAVACSALIGGALL from the coding sequence ATGCAGAAGACAGAAGAACTGGCCGAGGAGGCGGAGGCGGCCGTCGCGGTCCCCGCGGCGCCCGAGCGCGTCCCCGCCCGCGGCTGGCCCGCGTTCTGGCCGCTGCTCCTGGCGGCGGCCGTCCTCGCCGGTCCGGCGCTGCTCCTGCTCGGCCGGTGGATGGACGTGCCCGCGATGCAGGCGTGGCGCACCGTCTGTCTGGCCATCACCGTGCAGGCGCTGCCCTTCCTGCTGCTCGGCACGGCCCTGTCCGGCGCCATCAACGCGTTCGTGCCGGCGACGGCGTTCAGCCGGGCGCTGCCCCGCAACCCCGCGCTCGCCGTTCCGGTCGCCGGGGTCGCCGGGGTGGTGCTGCCCGGCTGCGAGTGCGCGTCGGTGCCGGTCGCGAACAGCCTGATCCGGCGGGGTGTCACCCCGGCCGCCGCGTTCGCGTTCCTGCTGTCGGCTCCCGCCGTCAACCCGGTGGTGCTGACCGCCACCGCCGTCGCCTTCCCCAGCAGCCCCCTGATGGTCCTGGCCCGGCTGCTCGCCTCGCTCGCCACCGCGGCCGTGATGGGCTGGCTGTGGCTCTGGCTCGGCAGGGAGGAATGGCTGCGGCCGACCGTGCGGCACACCGGTCACCGACCGGGGCACAGCCGCTGGCGGGAGTTCCGGCTCGGCTTCCAGCACGACTTCCTGCACGCGGGCGGCTTCCTGGTCGTCGGGGCCATGGCGGCGGCCACCTTCAACGTGGCGGTCCCGCGCTCCGTGCTCGACGTGTTCTCCGGCTCGACCTGGCTGTCGGTGCTGTTCCTGGCGGGGCTCGCCGTCGTGCTCGCGGTGTGCTCCGAGGCCGACGCCTTCGTGGCCGCCTCGCTCACCGGCTTCTCGCCCGTGGCGCGGCTGGCGTTCATGGTGGTGGGGCCGATGGTCGACCTGAAGCTGATCGCCCTTCAGGCGGGCACGTTCGGCCGGGCGTTCGCGGTCCGCTTCTCCACCGCCACGACCGTCGTGGCGGTGGCGTGCAGCGCGCTGATCGGAGGGGCCCTGCTGTGA
- a CDS encoding serine/threonine-protein kinase — protein sequence MRMKQQVLIAGRYQLNTTIGRGAMGEVWRAYDQMLGRPVAVKVLLDRNADPTADSRFRLEAQTAGRLHHPHVVGVLDFGEHEGRLFLVMELVEGDSLARVLADDGPLPAEQVAAIAAQAAAGLAVAHEQGIVHRDIKPGNLLLDTNGTLKIGDFGIARFMDDPSGALTATGQIVGTSLYIAPERALGKPAGPASDVYSLGCVLYQLLTGRPPFRADSPIAILHQHLDATPVPPRELGAALPPAFENFLLGLLAKRPEDRPTARQAADWFATGAWRGRPEPLPAAAPVPAAAPIPVPAPAPQSPIPPRTKGAATTYKLPSALPGHRAARPRSSSGNRRARPSLRTFVAGRPRAVGLIAAALLFLTAMYVGMSVFSPDSSSAETPQETGRSSPATPTP from the coding sequence ATGAGGATGAAACAACAGGTGCTGATCGCGGGCCGGTACCAGCTGAACACCACCATCGGACGTGGCGCGATGGGAGAGGTCTGGCGGGCGTACGACCAGATGCTCGGCCGTCCCGTCGCCGTCAAGGTGCTGCTCGACCGGAACGCCGACCCCACCGCGGACTCCCGCTTCCGCCTCGAGGCACAGACCGCGGGCCGGCTCCACCATCCGCACGTGGTCGGTGTGCTCGACTTCGGGGAGCACGAGGGGCGGCTGTTCCTGGTGATGGAGCTGGTGGAGGGTGACAGCCTCGCCCGGGTGCTCGCCGACGACGGGCCGCTGCCCGCCGAACAGGTCGCGGCCATCGCGGCCCAGGCGGCGGCCGGGCTCGCAGTGGCGCACGAACAGGGCATCGTGCACCGCGACATCAAGCCCGGCAACCTGCTCCTCGACACGAACGGCACTCTGAAGATCGGCGACTTCGGCATCGCCCGCTTCATGGACGACCCGTCGGGCGCGCTCACCGCGACCGGGCAGATCGTCGGTACGAGCCTGTACATCGCGCCCGAGCGCGCCCTGGGCAAGCCCGCCGGACCGGCCAGCGACGTGTACTCGCTCGGCTGCGTCCTCTACCAACTCCTCACCGGTCGGCCGCCGTTCCGCGCCGACAGCCCGATCGCGATCCTGCACCAGCACCTGGACGCGACGCCCGTACCGCCGCGCGAGCTGGGTGCCGCCCTCCCGCCCGCCTTCGAGAACTTTCTGCTCGGCCTGCTCGCCAAGCGGCCCGAGGACCGGCCGACGGCACGGCAGGCCGCCGACTGGTTCGCCACGGGCGCCTGGCGGGGCCGCCCGGAACCGCTTCCGGCAGCGGCACCGGTCCCGGCCGCGGCACCGATCCCGGTCCCGGCCCCGGCCCCTCAGTCGCCGATTCCGCCCCGGACGAAGGGCGCGGCGACGACGTACAAACTCCCGTCCGCACTCCCCGGCCACCGCGCTGCCCGCCCGCGGTCGTCGTCGGGGAACCGGCGCGCGCGGCCGTCGCTGCGCACGTTCGTCGCCGGGCGGCCGCGCGCGGTCGGGCTCATCGCCGCGGCACTGCTGTTCCTGACGGCGATGTACGTGGGCATGTCGGTGTTCAGCCCGGACAGCAGCTCGGCGGAGACACCGCAGGAGACGGGTCGTTCGAGCCCGGCCACGCCGACGCCGTGA
- a CDS encoding ribosomal protein L7/L12, with the protein MDMLSFLIVFALLVAGFAGVEARTKRTDRRMARVERKLDLVLDHLGLHEADPDLERVAALLRDGKNIQAIKVYREITGAGLKEAKEAVERMG; encoded by the coding sequence ATGGACATGCTGAGCTTTTTGATAGTGTTCGCCCTGCTCGTGGCCGGTTTCGCAGGGGTCGAGGCGAGGACCAAGCGGACCGACCGCCGGATGGCCCGGGTCGAGCGGAAACTCGACCTGGTCCTCGACCACTTGGGGCTCCACGAGGCCGACCCGGACCTGGAGCGGGTCGCCGCCCTGCTGCGGGACGGCAAGAACATCCAGGCCATCAAGGTGTACCGCGAGATCACCGGGGCCGGCCTGAAGGAGGCCAAGGAGGCCGTGGAGCGGATGGGGTAG
- a CDS encoding Nickel transporter NicT, with amino-acid sequence MPPSSSRMRLSITRQEWGRLGGMAAFVLALHIIGWFTLVGVVAPEHYTIGEKSFGIGIGVTAYTLGMRHAFDADHIAAIDNTTRKLMSEGQRPLSVGFWFSLGHSSVVFGLALLLSLGVRTLAGPVRDDNSELHDVTGVIGTTVSGTFLYVIAAINLVILAGIWKVFRQMRSGGFDEAALEEQLNNRGFMNRLLGRVMKSITKPWQMYPLGLLFGLGFDTATEIALLVLAGSGAASGLPWYAILCLPVLFAAGMSLLDTIDGSFMNFAYGWAFSKPVRKVYYNLTITGLSVAVALIIGTTELLGLLAEKLGLHGAFWDWIAGVDLNTLGFVIVGLFFATWALALVVWKVGRIEEKWTAGLARPEPQPVEQAVE; translated from the coding sequence ATGCCTCCGTCCTCCTCCCGGATGCGCCTGTCCATCACGCGGCAGGAGTGGGGCCGGCTGGGCGGCATGGCCGCGTTCGTCCTGGCTCTGCACATCATCGGGTGGTTCACGCTCGTCGGGGTCGTCGCGCCCGAGCACTACACCATCGGCGAGAAGTCGTTCGGCATCGGCATCGGCGTGACCGCGTACACCCTCGGCATGCGGCACGCGTTCGACGCGGACCACATCGCGGCGATCGACAACACCACCCGCAAGCTGATGAGCGAGGGGCAGCGGCCGCTGTCGGTCGGGTTCTGGTTCTCGCTCGGCCACTCCAGCGTCGTCTTCGGACTGGCGCTGCTGCTCTCGCTCGGCGTCAGGACGCTGGCCGGACCCGTCCGCGACGACAACTCCGAGCTGCACGACGTGACCGGCGTCATCGGCACGACGGTCTCCGGCACGTTCCTCTACGTCATCGCCGCGATCAACCTCGTCATCCTGGCCGGCATCTGGAAGGTGTTCCGGCAGATGCGGTCGGGCGGGTTCGACGAGGCGGCGCTGGAGGAGCAGCTGAACAACCGCGGTTTCATGAACCGACTCCTCGGCCGCGTGATGAAGTCGATCACCAAGCCGTGGCAGATGTACCCGCTGGGCCTGCTCTTCGGCCTCGGCTTCGACACCGCGACGGAGATCGCGCTCCTCGTCCTGGCCGGCTCGGGCGCGGCCTCCGGGCTGCCCTGGTACGCGATTCTGTGCCTGCCCGTCCTGTTCGCGGCCGGAATGTCGCTGCTCGACACGATCGACGGGTCGTTCATGAACTTCGCGTACGGATGGGCGTTCTCCAAGCCGGTCCGCAAGGTCTACTACAACCTCACCATCACGGGCCTGTCCGTGGCCGTGGCGCTGATCATCGGCACGACGGAACTGCTCGGCCTGCTCGCCGAGAAGCTCGGTCTGCACGGGGCCTTCTGGGACTGGATCGCCGGCGTCGACCTCAACACCCTGGGCTTCGTGATCGTCGGCCTCTTCTTCGCCACCTGGGCGCTCGCGCTGGTGGTGTGGAAGGTCGGCCGTATCGAGGAGAAGTGGACGGCGGGACTGGCCCGGCCGGAGCCGCAGCCGGTGGAACAGGCGGTGGAGTGA
- a CDS encoding TIGR03943 family putative permease subunit: MKRPFPAVLLVLSGLGLLHASLFTDLCLRYVRPGLRPYLIASGALLLVLGLASAALDRGRGSHAEHGGHGDTGHGHSAAPRVAWLLFLPALSLLIYAPPALGSYTASREPARAVAQQRHFEPLAATSPLPMTLTEFTSRVQQDRAQAIKGRSVTLTGFVTPDGRGGGWYLTRIIFSCCAADAQSVKVRIHGAPAPPADTWVAVTGTWHPGGTLGTRSAPAALDARTVERVDKPVNAYTDDLPLTPSR, from the coding sequence GTGAAACGGCCCTTCCCGGCGGTCCTGCTCGTCCTCAGCGGCCTCGGTCTGCTGCACGCCTCGCTCTTCACCGACCTGTGCCTGAGGTACGTGCGGCCGGGACTGCGCCCGTATCTGATCGCCTCGGGCGCGCTGCTGCTCGTGCTCGGACTGGCGAGCGCGGCCCTCGACCGCGGGCGGGGCAGCCACGCCGAGCACGGCGGTCACGGCGACACCGGCCACGGCCACTCCGCCGCACCCCGTGTCGCCTGGCTGCTGTTCCTGCCCGCGCTGAGCCTGCTCATCTACGCCCCGCCCGCCCTCGGCTCGTACACCGCCTCCCGTGAGCCCGCCAGGGCCGTCGCGCAGCAGCGGCACTTCGAACCGCTGGCCGCGACCTCGCCGCTGCCGATGACGCTCACGGAGTTCACCAGCCGTGTGCAGCAGGACCGTGCGCAGGCCATCAAGGGGCGCAGCGTCACGTTGACCGGATTCGTCACGCCGGACGGGCGGGGCGGGGGCTGGTATCTGACCCGGATCATCTTCTCGTGCTGCGCTGCGGACGCGCAGTCCGTGAAGGTACGGATCCACGGGGCCCCGGCGCCGCCGGCCGACACCTGGGTGGCCGTCACGGGCACCTGGCACCCCGGCGGGACGCTGGGCACACGGTCGGCGCCGGCCGCGCTGGACGCCCGTACCGTCGAGCGGGTGGACAAGCCGGTGAACGCGTACACGGACGACCTGCCGCTGACGCCGTCCCGCTGA
- a CDS encoding RNA polymerase sigma factor, whose product MKRSRERAASELFAAVYPRLAGWCRRLVDDDETAHEIASEAFTRLWARWTSVDEPRGFLYVTAANIVRDHWRKLERERRAVHRATTEAAVRPHTEQADPSVRLLVQSLPERLRVPILLHYYADMPIREVSVLTGRKEGTVKADLHAARELLRVHLRRSLDHTL is encoded by the coding sequence TTGAAACGGTCCCGTGAGAGGGCGGCGTCCGAGCTGTTCGCCGCTGTCTATCCACGCCTCGCCGGCTGGTGCCGCCGTCTCGTCGACGACGACGAGACGGCCCACGAGATCGCCTCGGAGGCGTTCACCCGGCTCTGGGCCCGCTGGACCTCCGTGGACGAGCCCCGCGGGTTCCTCTACGTCACCGCGGCCAACATCGTCCGGGACCACTGGCGCAAGCTGGAGCGCGAACGCAGAGCCGTGCACCGTGCCACCACGGAGGCCGCCGTCCGCCCCCACACCGAACAGGCCGACCCGTCGGTGCGCCTGCTCGTGCAGTCGCTGCCGGAGCGACTGCGCGTCCCGATCCTGTTGCACTACTACGCTGACATGCCGATCCGGGAGGTGTCCGTGCTGACCGGACGCAAGGAAGGAACCGTCAAGGCCGACCTGCACGCGGCCCGGGAACTGCTCCGCGTCCACCTGAGGAGAAGCCTTGACCACACGCTCTGA
- a CDS encoding LysR family transcriptional regulator, whose product MDLTEIETFLALSEELHFGRTAERMRLSQSRVSQLIRALERRIGAPLFVRTSRRVALTPLGEHTRRTLGAAYEGLRRSYDEACAIAQGMVGTLRVGFLGCLNGPPLTDTVVAFGRRHPACETTVTEVPWRDPYGPLRNGEVEVLLTLLPVDEPDLKVGTVLVSHGRVLAAGAGHPLAERASVDIEDLADWVLLDGPAELPDALRHGFCPPFTPLGRPLRRGRGGRTYQEALHKVATGETVWTTHQGLFHAYRHPGVVHRPLSGLPPANGALVWRADTENAKVRAFTALAAQMASGRASAQGGAGVREL is encoded by the coding sequence GTGGACCTCACGGAGATCGAGACGTTCCTGGCGCTGTCGGAGGAACTGCACTTCGGACGCACCGCGGAGCGCATGAGACTGTCCCAGTCACGTGTCAGCCAGTTGATCCGGGCGCTGGAACGACGCATCGGCGCACCGCTGTTCGTCCGAACCAGCCGCCGCGTCGCCCTGACCCCGCTGGGCGAGCACACCCGACGCACTCTCGGCGCCGCCTACGAAGGCCTCAGAAGGAGCTACGACGAGGCCTGCGCCATCGCGCAGGGCATGGTCGGCACCCTGCGCGTGGGCTTCCTCGGCTGTCTCAACGGCCCGCCGCTGACCGACACCGTCGTCGCGTTCGGCCGCCGGCACCCGGCCTGCGAGACCACGGTGACCGAGGTGCCCTGGCGCGACCCCTATGGGCCGCTGCGCAACGGCGAGGTCGAGGTGCTGCTCACGCTGCTGCCCGTCGACGAACCGGATCTGAAGGTGGGGACCGTCCTGGTGTCGCACGGCCGAGTGCTGGCCGCCGGTGCCGGCCATCCGCTCGCGGAGCGCGCGTCGGTCGACATCGAGGACCTGGCGGACTGGGTTCTGCTCGACGGCCCCGCCGAACTGCCGGACGCCCTTCGGCACGGCTTCTGTCCGCCGTTCACACCGCTCGGCAGGCCCCTGCGCCGCGGGAGGGGCGGACGGACCTATCAGGAGGCGCTGCACAAGGTCGCCACCGGCGAGACGGTGTGGACGACCCATCAAGGGCTGTTCCACGCCTACCGGCACCCCGGCGTCGTACACCGGCCGCTCAGCGGACTGCCCCCGGCCAACGGCGCCCTCGTCTGGCGCGCGGACACCGAGAACGCCAAGGTCCGGGCGT
- a CDS encoding SCO2400 family protein, with protein MDYCSSCRRHLNGALVCPGCGAYAPDIAPVTADGHTAPGPATTATPVMEATAATTAWEFAAPDIDGDPDIDEAPHAGPPADLTGPTRRTEGRAARRRRLARWKKTQRKALVATAVALVGGGLTVASMDRHTADRAQAAPAPEASALGGAEEPTSLYSSPAPPRSGTPGSGAPRAAHTPTAQSPAADLARLSSPGSAHATSSAAQPDTVTSSRTTHTTGTTGAAGTGTSGTGHTTANSPSQSGTDSSSSSSSTGTSQHPSSPTTGTGGGTDPGTSQTTPSPAATSPSQVCLLVVCLG; from the coding sequence ATGGACTACTGCTCCTCGTGTCGTCGGCATCTCAACGGCGCACTGGTGTGCCCCGGATGCGGTGCCTACGCCCCCGACATCGCCCCGGTCACCGCCGACGGCCACACCGCCCCGGGCCCGGCCACCACCGCGACGCCGGTCATGGAGGCGACGGCGGCCACGACGGCATGGGAGTTCGCGGCTCCGGACATCGACGGGGACCCGGACATCGACGAGGCTCCGCACGCCGGCCCGCCCGCCGACCTCACGGGCCCGACGCGCCGCACGGAAGGGCGTGCCGCGCGGCGGCGCCGGCTGGCGCGCTGGAAGAAGACCCAGCGCAAGGCCCTCGTGGCGACCGCCGTCGCCCTCGTCGGAGGCGGTCTGACGGTGGCCTCGATGGACCGGCACACCGCCGACCGCGCCCAGGCGGCCCCGGCTCCGGAGGCGTCGGCCCTCGGTGGTGCGGAGGAACCGACCTCGCTGTACAGCAGTCCGGCGCCGCCCCGCTCCGGCACCCCGGGTTCCGGCGCGCCCCGGGCAGCGCACACCCCCACCGCGCAGTCCCCCGCGGCCGACCTGGCCCGACTCTCCTCGCCGGGCTCGGCCCACGCCACGTCGTCGGCCGCTCAGCCGGACACGGTCACCTCTTCCCGTACGACGCACACGACGGGCACGACAGGGGCGGCGGGCACGGGCACGTCGGGCACGGGTCACACGACGGCGAACTCTCCCTCCCAGTCGGGGACGGACTCCTCGTCCTCCTCGTCGTCCACGGGGACGTCCCAGCACCCGTCCTCCCCGACCACCGGCACCGGCGGCGGCACGGACCCGGGCACCTCGCAGACCACCCCGTCCCCGGCGGCCACCTCGCCGTCGCAGGTCTGCCTGCTCGTCGTCTGCCTCGGCTGA